A window from Chromatiaceae bacterium encodes these proteins:
- a CDS encoding glycosyltransferase family 9 protein: MSSEPAILIVRLSAIGDIVMASPLVHALRRRYPGAHIAWLVQPESAALLRDHPELDEVIVWPRAQWRDLWRRRQWAALWREMKAFRQRLRRQHFALALDLQGLLKSGLPTWISGAARRVGLGSREGSQWLMTEVLPRGGEAAMIGSEYRYLAEHLRLPVDDFRMQIGIGAEAAAAAAALRREALPPDRPYAVICPFTTRPQKHWFVDHWQVLIPRLRDELGMQVVMLGGPGDVAAAREIATAADTVDLVGKTELQTAAALIRDCALLVGVDTGLTHMGIAFDRPTLCLFGSTRPYLRSGSPRTRVLYHALPCSPCRRNPTCDGAFTCLREITPDEVLQTAQRLLGDTQDAVV, translated from the coding sequence ATGTCTTCTGAACCGGCGATCCTGATCGTCCGCCTGAGCGCGATCGGCGACATCGTGATGGCGTCGCCGCTGGTGCATGCGTTGCGCCGCCGTTATCCGGGCGCGCATATCGCCTGGCTGGTGCAGCCCGAGTCCGCGGCACTGCTGCGCGACCATCCCGAGCTCGATGAGGTCATTGTCTGGCCACGTGCCCAGTGGCGCGACCTGTGGAGGCGACGGCAATGGGCCGCGCTGTGGCGCGAGATGAAGGCCTTCCGGCAGCGCCTGCGCCGACAGCATTTCGCGCTCGCGCTCGATCTCCAGGGACTGCTGAAGAGTGGCCTGCCGACTTGGATCTCGGGTGCCGCAAGGCGCGTCGGCCTAGGGTCGCGCGAGGGCAGCCAGTGGCTGATGACCGAGGTGCTGCCGCGCGGCGGCGAGGCGGCGATGATCGGTTCCGAGTACCGCTACCTCGCCGAGCACCTTCGGCTGCCGGTCGACGATTTCAGGATGCAGATCGGGATCGGCGCCGAAGCGGCCGCCGCGGCCGCTGCGCTGCGCCGCGAGGCCCTGCCGCCGGATCGGCCCTATGCGGTGATCTGCCCCTTCACGACGCGCCCGCAGAAACATTGGTTCGTCGACCACTGGCAGGTGCTGATCCCGCGCCTGCGCGACGAGTTGGGCATGCAGGTCGTGATGCTCGGCGGACCGGGTGACGTCGCCGCGGCGCGCGAGATCGCCACCGCGGCTGATACGGTCGACCTGGTCGGCAAGACCGAGCTGCAGACCGCCGCCGCATTGATCCGTGACTGCGCCCTGCTGGTCGGCGTCGATACCGGCCTGACCCACATGGGCATAGCGTTCGACCGCCCGACGCTGTGCCTGTTCGGCTCGACCCGGCCCTACCTGCGCAGTGGTTCGCCGCGCACCCGGGTCCTCTACCATGCACTGCCCTGCTCGCCCTGCCGGCGCAACCCGACCTGCGACGGTGCCTTCACCTGCCTGCGCGAGATCACCCCGGACGAGGTGCTGCAGACCGCGCAGCGGTTGTTGGGCGATACGCAGGACGCGGTGGTATGA
- a CDS encoding DNA-3-methyladenine glycosylase I — protein sequence MLTLHRCAWASGVTPEYIAYHDREWGVPNLDDRHLFEMLILEGAQAGLSWATILKKREGYRRAFDGFDARKIARYDPARKALLLADPGIVRNRLKVDAAIGNARAYLDLLAGGERLSDFLWQFVDGKPIQNRWKNARQVPVTTPQSDAMSRALKQRGFKFVGSTICYAFMQAVGMVNDHTTDCFRHAELSAVRRPPRR from the coding sequence ATCTTGACCCTACATCGTTGCGCATGGGCGAGCGGCGTGACGCCGGAATATATCGCCTACCACGATCGGGAATGGGGCGTGCCCAACCTCGACGACCGCCATCTGTTCGAGATGCTGATCCTCGAAGGTGCGCAGGCCGGCCTTTCGTGGGCGACCATTCTGAAGAAGCGCGAGGGTTACCGACGCGCCTTCGACGGTTTCGATGCGCGGAAGATCGCGCGCTACGACCCGGCACGCAAGGCCCTTCTGCTGGCAGATCCCGGCATCGTCCGCAATCGCCTGAAAGTCGATGCGGCCATCGGCAACGCCCGCGCCTATCTCGATCTGCTCGCCGGCGGCGAACGGCTGTCCGATTTTCTCTGGCAGTTCGTAGACGGCAAACCGATACAGAATCGCTGGAAGAACGCCAGGCAGGTACCGGTTACGACCCCGCAATCGGACGCGATGAGCCGCGCCTTGAAACAGCGGGGGTTCAAGTTCGTCGGTAGCACCATCTGTTACGCCTTCATGCAGGCGGTGGGCATGGTCAACGATCACACCACCGATTGTTTCCGGCATGCCGAGCTCAGTGCCGTGCGGCGTCCGCCACGGCGCTGA
- a CDS encoding aldo/keto reductase, with protein MEVQLHNGVAMPSPGFGTGAIRGWQVDNDEVVEVVGAAIAAGYRHLDTASMYGNERSVGRAIKGSGVARDALFVVTKAWNTECGYEQILRAFDNSQCRLDLEYLDLYLLHWPVPDLIAESWRAMERLHDEGRVRAIGVSNFRISDLELVLATAEVTPVCNQVEIHPYFSQPELAAFCRARDIQVVSYSPLGTGAWSGIPNASKPVADPVIAEIAERHAVTPAQVILRWNLQHGWVPIPKSEDPVRMRQNIELQGFVLSNGEMHRIDALDTGQRFNVDPGAAIAANMQMAVPD; from the coding sequence ATGGAAGTGCAGCTCCACAACGGCGTTGCGATGCCCTCCCCCGGGTTCGGCACCGGCGCCATTCGTGGCTGGCAGGTCGACAACGACGAAGTTGTCGAAGTCGTCGGTGCGGCCATCGCTGCCGGGTACCGGCATCTCGACACCGCCTCGATGTACGGGAACGAGCGCAGCGTCGGACGGGCGATCAAGGGCAGCGGCGTCGCGCGTGACGCCCTGTTCGTCGTCACCAAGGCATGGAACACCGAGTGCGGCTATGAACAGATCCTGCGTGCCTTCGACAACAGCCAGTGTCGCCTGGATCTGGAGTACCTGGATCTGTACCTGCTGCACTGGCCGGTGCCGGACCTGATTGCCGAGAGCTGGCGCGCGATGGAGCGCCTGCACGACGAGGGTCGGGTACGGGCGATCGGCGTGTCGAACTTCCGCATTAGCGACCTGGAGCTGGTCCTTGCGACGGCCGAGGTCACGCCGGTGTGCAACCAGGTCGAGATCCACCCTTATTTCTCGCAGCCGGAACTGGCCGCATTCTGCCGCGCACGGGATATCCAGGTGGTCAGCTATTCGCCGCTGGGAACCGGCGCCTGGAGCGGCATTCCGAATGCCAGCAAGCCGGTAGCCGACCCGGTGATCGCCGAGATCGCCGAGCGACACGCGGTGACCCCGGCCCAGGTGATACTGCGCTGGAACCTGCAACACGGCTGGGTGCCGATACCGAAATCGGAGGACCCTGTGCGCATGCGGCAGAACATCGAGCTGCAAGGTTTCGTTCTCAGTAACGGGGAGATGCACCGTATCGATGCGCTGGACACCGGGCAGCGGTTCAATGTCGATCCCGGAGCGGCGATCGCAGCCAACATGCAGATGGCGGTGCCGGACTGA